The DNA sequence agaggatgggagaggagtgATAGCAAGTAGGAGAAAAGTAGAGAGGAAAGAAGGCAGCAGAGATATGAACAGAGGGGTggcagagggaaagaaagaggaagGATGTCCTTCATTCTGAGATAATCCAAACATGGCCACAGAGATGATATGAGAGCAGGGTAGAAACACCACAGAGGAGGCTAGAATAACATTCATTACACATACAAACTCCCTTGAATACATTTCTACTTTGATGTTCTGAGGAATTATAGTTATTCAGAGACAATGACAGACATAAAGCAGTGTATATCGAAGATAATAAAGTATtctgctttaaaaaaatatatatatatatatatatattctgcttTGTAATAATCATGTCATGTTACAAAATACTATAATCAtatacaatacatttctatctgaatgaTCTGTTCCATAACGTTGCAACCTCCTGAACAGTAGTGATGTGCTCTTCGTGAACGATTTGTTCTTTTTAAACTATTTGTACTGACTGGAGAGTGATGATTCATTTTTCAGAGTAAATCGTTCATTTGTCATTCGTTTGACCTGCTGGCCGCAATGACTCCTACAGCAGGATTGATACACACTCCTCCGGTTCTGCGACTCCAGAGATGTGCTCCGACCTACAACTGTCTATCATGTGCGTGCAGGAAAATAGATCATGCTGCAGGCAGCATAGAGAAGAAAAAGgcatgtttagaactgataattgatcGCATAGTGCAAGAATTAATGCAATAcattgattattgaatgttatgatGGTCACAGCTTTGTAAACATACACAGCCTGCCTCTGCTCAACAACTCAAACTCGAGAATGAATCGTTCGAGGGGCTGCTGCAGTACGGGAATGATATTGTGCCCATCTCCCTCGCGCACTCAATAATTGCCTTCCGTCAAGTGTCGTTCACAATATAGTCCGGTTGCGGCTTGTAGAATCATGATTCTCATTTGAGTTTTCAATTCATCGTTCGCCGGTAGGGGGTCCTGCATGGTCTGGGCATTACTGAATCAAATGAATGAAATGAGTCGAAAGATTTGTTCTTATAACGAGTTGAAAAGATCAGAGTCAGTATAAAGAGCCGAACTTCCCATCACTACTGAACAGGTCCATATTGTATAAGTGATGTCATCATACCTCAACGTGCCACTGCTTGCCCATGGCATTGACCACACGGCCCTCGATGGGTCTCCTGCAGGCGCCACAGATGGGAACACCCATCTTGTCATGGCAGGGCAGGCAGTACAGCTCTCCCTTCAGCTCCCTGGCATCAGCCGTCAGCTCCTTActacagggggagaggagggaccaTTACATCATAACTAACTCCATCACTCTTTTCCATCGTTTTGGAGAACATGAATATTGTGTTAGCTAGCTCAGTTTTGAATACTGACAGTGATCAATCAATTCATGTTAGTGACCTGAGACACCAGGTTACCCAGATTGAATAGCTAAACTAAAGACTAAAAGCAAGTGATAAAATCTAAAACCAGTAGATATTGCAGCCCTGAGTAATGGAGTAGTGAAGAACTGTAACAGCGGAATGCTGCTGACCACACCTCTCTTCTCGATCTGTGATATTCAATGTGTTAGTATGAGTCATCACTGAGTCAGCTCCTTGCCTAATCTGGTGTtccctgatgtgtgtgtgtgtgcaaatgtgtgtgtgtgtgtttgtggatgtgtgtctgtgtgggatgCTGGCTAAGCTTGTTTTGTTTAGCATCCTGCCAACAGTGTGCCCCTCTGTGCTTCCTGGTCTTGGTGAGTTCTACCTTATTAGGGGATAATAAGTGCACTGTAttcaaaacacaaacacacacccagtgTCAGTGATGCATAGGGGAATGAGTCGCCTGCACTGACTTCCTGACTGAATATTCATTATCACAACCTCTGCCTCAAGCATGGGACAGGCTGACAACTGTAGGTTTGTTTAAGAACAGACAGTCTTACAGGAAAGGTTTGGTTAGATTGGAGGTGCCTCTCAACTGCCATCTAAAAGAGCTACTCAGATAATCATTCTTCTAtcgtcactcactctctccctgatatcttcctcttccacctcctacctctgctctcttcctcctcctccctctctccctgagcttcctccctctcttttctcctttGGCTGACTTGTACAGGGGTAAACTCTAGTGAACCCAACCCTGAGGAGGCCCACCCTGCTACAGAGAACAAACCCTGTCTATAACAGCTCTTCAGTTTCAACCACTGACAGGCTACAGTACGTGTATAGGTTGCATAGAGGTTAGTGTAAAAGTTGTGTTTATACTAGGTTGTGTAGAAGTTGAGTAAAGATATGTTAGTGGTTGTATACAGACCACTAGGTTTGTGTAACGGGTGTGTTAAGTTTGTGTGGTGATTTAGCAGTGGTTGTGTTTAGGTTGTATGCAGGTTGTATAAATATAGTGTTTCGGTTGTGTAGTGGTTGTATATAAAGTTTGCGGAGTTgtttccagtggtgtaaagtacttaagtaaaaatactttaaagtactacttaagtcattttttggtgtatctgtactttactttaccattgatatttttgacaacttttacttcactacattcctaaagaaaataatgtgctttttacttcatacattttccctgacactcaaaagcactcgttacattttgaatgcttagcaggacaggaaaattgtccaattcacgcacttatcaagggaacatccctggtcatccctactgcctctgatctggcagactcactaaacacacatgcttcctttgtaaattatgtctgagtgttggagtgtgcccctggctagccgtaaattTAAAACAACAAGagaattgtgccatctggtttgcttaatattaggaatttgaaataatttatacttttacttttatgcttaaatatatttgagcaattacatttacttttgatacttaagtatatttaaaaccaaatacttttagacttttactcaagtagtattttactgggtgtctttcacttttacttgagtcattttctatgaaggtatctttacttttactcaagtatgacaattgggtactttttccaccactggttgtTTCTATATTGTTTGCATGTGTACCCGCAGTTGTTGCAGTTGAAGTGATCGGGGTGGTAGGGGTCGTTCTTGAACAGCAGCGGCTGCTCCTCAATGATGGCGTGACACTTCTGACAGATGTACTTCCCCAGACCACGGGCCTTCTCACGGTTATGACACGGGCGACACAGGTgtctgagggagagagatacatgTTAATAAAGAATGAGATCAGCCTGACCCAGAGGCTGAAATAATGTTGCTACATTCAGTGgcgtattcatggatgccaagggaagccaggcttcctcAAGAAATGGacaaagaaataaataaaaaaaacttgaaaataatgtatctttcatctctctggGTCTCATAATTATCCTTCAATTCGCAGGAGACaatgtatctcaccagagaaggcatccgagcgagcgaaacagtgctcctctgtctctgtatgtgtaggccatctatctgatgctgtctggtcctaaagagtatgacattgttgccgcccaaaGCGAGCACtcggcctcccttgataaaaaataaatagaataatagccaatcagcgttgagctaaactgagtgagctcaactgtgaatggtgcTGGCGgaccaaaaaaagtgtcaagggaagctagtttggatttggcttcacaccaatcacatcgcATCGAAGGCATACGTCACTGACAGAAACTCGTTGtgcatcttgttgtgttgttgtcctccggtggctagctagctaaaattggccctttcctaaattagccatgtaCGGAGATAGGAATTtcgacttgtggttttacttaattctctgtactggccaatgattataatagCAATTCTGATCCAagcataaattcatacattgtgcccctggcctgagaggatggaagttcaatatgttgctatatgtagaaggctaatgttaactagctaactgttgcccatgaaaggaagttaggctagcgagcaagacttttagccaggtagcctaggacaacaaaaaaatgaaagcgtgtactgtatgacagagtgatagaccgtttagagaggaggatggcattggcgtttccctacaagtagggtgagtcaacatgttttttttactTGCATGAacgcgcacgtacacacacacagaaatcagaaccatggacagccacatcatatttaggttACGTTGATTGGGCTAAATATTTTTCTTTTAGTTGTCAcggtattagactaagcataggtgatttgatgatgttgaaatgttgaagatgaaatggtgctggaatagtggaggcagctcctgttttctttgcaacttgcggtaactctctgtggttctaaatcaatagttgtttagtggtctgaatatatcggaaacattaacttacttgaccatgctgtaggtcatgtaactgtttgttacatgcaatatgctttgtggacttcaccggacagaggttgctctccggttttgtgataaaacaaaggtgtgggtgtcttcttattgtctcggccttagacctatatatcacggtcacaaggcatatgaactaagaggttatagagcaaacaatgcaattatcacaacacataggttgcaatatggcttttttttctggctttGCTTCTCCAGTGATtatacccacgcaccgctactggctACATTAAAACTATTGTGGGGTGTAAACAGTGTGTGTGATTTCTCCTTGCTTTCTAAAAGCTATGAAGTGGAAAAGTTGCTGTCCCCCGGTGTTAGATCAGTAATGGCTGATCAGTGATCCAGCCCAGGTCTCTGGACTGACCTGCCGGCGTTCTTGACGAAGCCCACGTCAGCCAGCACGGCCTGGCAGAGGTCACAGCAGAAACAGTCAGGGTGCCAACTGTTGTTCATCGCCTTGATCACACGACCAATGATAAACTCCcctgggaggaggaagagaagaaggaaGTCAGGGACAACACACTGGCAAGACTATAACATCCCCCCTGCACACACATGTTAAtgttagggccgggacgataccagtatcacaaTACACGTTAGTATCTtggcaaggaaacaaaatatGGTATGTTTCTTGGTTGTTTCTATATTGTTTGCATGTGTACCCGCAGTTGTTGCAGTTgaagtgaggaatgggccaaaattcacttattgtgggaagcttgtggaaggctacccgaaacgtttgacccaagttaaacaatttaaaggcaatgctatcaaatactaattgagtgtatgtaaacttctgacccactgggaatatgatgaaagaaataaaagctgaaataaatcattctctctactattattctgacatttcacattcttaaaataaagtggtgatcctaactgaactaaaacactgaatttttactaggattaaatgtcagcaattgtgaaaaaactgagtttaaatgtatttggctaaggtgtatgtatacttccgacttcaactgtatatgtatatatgtactgtatatattactattattttattgtttcattcacacctgcactgttggagctcggagcttaagaatttcactgtacactGCAACTACATCTgcgaccctgtgcatgtgactaaatCAAAATCGAATCTCGTGCTGCTATGTAGGTGCAGTTCCTGTACTCACCACACTGGTGGCAGCAGGGAGCAAACAGCATCTGGAAGTCGTGCTCGCAGTACTTCCTGCCCTCAAACTGCAGAAAAAAAGTTTGTTTCAATaaagtttaggtgtagtttggatGGGCCAGCTGGGCAGGCAACTATTGTCTTATAGTCAGAAAATACACTTATTTTAGTAGTTACAGTCTATACGCTTCTGGATCAATCAATACAGAACATAAGCATGTCATTGATTAGAACATACAGTAGCCATAGATACACCTATACCTCTACAGATCTGTCTGTGGCTTTGATCTCCCTTTCAGGGAAGAGCTCTGGGATCCCTAGGGTCAGTTGGAGATGTGTCTGGCCTCCTGTCTATTCTGCTGGCCACTGAccagccagacagagagagggatatcTCACCAGAGACAAGCCTCTAATGGGCCAGTAATGCATTGGAAGGAGTGCTGTGAGTTTGGGAGTCGATCCAGCTAATACACTATACCTAATATCGAATTTGTGACAGGAGGGAGGCTAAAGCAATAATTGTCTCTAGGACAAGGGGCTTAGGGTTTATTTCAGGCTGGACAATGTATAGGATGAGATGGGTGAGGTAGAGCGGAAGAGTGGAGAGAGGGTCTGATGGTGAGAGGGCAAAGACAGTATGATGGtgagggggaaaagagagggtCTGATgttgagagggagaggaaagagacagtATGATGTTgagaaggagaggaaagagagagggtctgatgttgagagggagaggaaagagacagtATGATgttgagagggagaggaaagatacagtatgatgttgagagggagaggaaagagagagggtctGATGTTGAGAGTGAGAGGAAAGAGACCGTATGATgttgagagggagaggaaagagaccgTATGATGGTGAgagtgagaggaaagagagagggtatgatgttgagagggagaggaaagagagagggtatGATGGTGAGAGGGAAGAGACAGTATgatggtgagagggagagggaagagagagggtctGATGGTGAGAGGGAAGAGACAGTATGATGGTGAGAGGGAGTGGAAAGAGACCGTATGATGGTGAgagtgagaggaaagagagagggtctgatgttgagagggagagaaaagagagagggtctgatggtgagagggagaggaaagagagagggtctgatggtgagagggagaggaaagagagagggtatgatgttgagagggagaggaaagagagagggtctgatgttgagagggagaggaaagagagagggtctGATGGTGAGAGGGAAGAGACAGTATgatggtgagagggagagggaagagaccGTATGATGGTGAgagtgagaggaaagagagagggtctgatgttgagagggagaggaaagagagagagtctgatggtgagagggagaggaaagagagagggtatgatgttgagagggagaggaaagagagagggtatgatgttgagagggagaggaaagagagagggtctgatgttgagagggagaggaaagagagagggtctGATGGTGAGAGGGAAGAGACAATATgatggtgagagggagagggaagagagagggtatGATGTTGACAGGGGTATAGTAAGAGAATGTCACCTCATAGAAGAGACCTTCAGGGAACTGTTGGAAGCACTGAGCACAGACGAAGCACCCCTCATGGTACAGCTCCCCGTTACTGTTGACGATCTTCTCCGCCGGGGCAAAGCCGCTCTTACAGCGCTCACACATCGCATTGGCCAGGGCATTGGCCATGTtgctgagaggagagagcggtGAGAAAGGTGCCCAGAGTGTTATCATGAGTATTATTCTTCTCTTTTCTAAAAGGGGAAAGAACAGGTCATAGAGTAACGTCACAATGAACACAGTGTAGAACCCTCTTGGCAAGGTCTTATCAGCAGCCACACCACGGCTGAAGTACATTCATCACCCATCGTACAGAAAGAATAGTTTCTCTCTGACACAACACACCCAGCAGGAGGCTGTATTCAGGGTTTGGAGATCAGGGTGGGGGGAAATGAGTGAGGAGAGCTGAGATCACACATTccctcacacacatacaggcacgtACACACATATGGATTCTCAGGTCAGTTCCCACAGTAACCTCTGGTGTGTTTGTTGGTCCATCTCTGCCCACCATAGCCTCAGGCGGAGAAGGAAAATCTAGATGCTGTGTTTTGAGAAACAGGGAGAAGCGCCCTCCCATCTGTCCTGAATTAACACATACTGTATCAACAGAGATGCACACTCTACAGTCACAGCCAGACCAtgcactgagtgtgtgtgtgcgtgtgtgtgcatgtgtgtgtgcgtgtgtgtgtgtgtggcccaatCGGAGCCAATATTGCACAAACCCTGCCAAGGaacaccaggtaaaaaaaaaTTCTCACATTTGTAGCCATAGTGAAGGGTATGTGAGAGAcactgtgtgtacagtatgtgtgtgtagggaggagagaggagagaattagTTCAAATAAGggcatctctctccatctcagagCTACAGGGCAGGCTGCTACTCCTAGTCCCACACAAACTCCACGTTCATGTCACCAGACTTAATGGATAACAGAGGGGTTTTTCAATGACAGCCAGGGAGCTGTCTCTCCAAACAGCCTGTTGTTATTAGTTATTaatgaaaggagagaaagagaggcaggaggtgaaggagggagggagggctgcttTGTTTAAAAGGTCAGAATTCCAATGTGTGTCCAGGAGACTAGGAGACACACacgctcatgcacacacacaaacgcaaacacaaactcacacacactacatgaccaaaagtatgtggacacctgctcgtagaacgtctcattccaaaatcatgcgcattaatatggagttggtcccccctttgctgctataacagcctccactcttctgggaaggctttccactacatgttggaacatggggacttgcttccattcagccacaagagcattagtgaggtcgggcactgatgttggccagttaggcctggctcgcactCGTCGTTCCAATGGggatgaggtcagggctctgtgcaggccagtcaagttcttccacaccgatcttgacaaatcatttctgtatggacctcgctttgtgcacgggggcattgtcatgctgaaacaagaaagggccttccccaaagttggaagcacagaatcgtctagaataccattgtatgctgtaggattaagatttcccttcactggaaccaaggggcctagaccgaaccatgaaaaacagccccagtccattattcctcctccaccaaactttacagttggcacaatgcattggggcaggtagcattctcctggcatcagccaaacccagattcgtctgtcggactgccagatggtgaagtgtgattcatcactccagagaacgcgtttccactgctccagagttcaatggcggctagctttacaccactccagccgacgcttggcattgcgcatggtgatcttaggcttgtgtgcggctgctcggccatggaaacccatttaatgaagctcccgactaacagttcttgtggtaacagttcttgtgctatttccagaggcagtttggaactcggtagtgagcgttgcaaccgaggacagacgattgttacgcgctacgcgcttcagcactcggcggtcccattctgtgagctttgtgtggcctaccactttgcggctgagccgttgttgctcctagacatttccacttcacaataacagcacttacagttgaccagggcagctttAACAGGGCAAAGAttggacgaactgacttgttggaaaggtggcatcctatgacaatgccacgttgaaagtaactgagctattcaatacacctgtcagcaatgggtgtggctgaaatagcagaatccactaatttgaatgggtgtccacatactt is a window from the Coregonus clupeaformis isolate EN_2021a chromosome 23, ASM2061545v1, whole genome shotgun sequence genome containing:
- the LOC121536921 gene encoding LIM and senescent cell antigen-like-containing domain protein 1 isoform X1, coding for MEVHVQSRPLPPTIPENGVAPDPEPHTEVNGHHHANGGEAELPVSKSQRRRSDVKVYKEFCDFYARFNMANALANAMCERCKSGFAPAEKIVNSNGELYHEGCFVCAQCFQQFPEGLFYEFEGRKYCEHDFQMLFAPCCHQCGEFIIGRVIKAMNNSWHPDCFCCDLCQAVLADVGFVKNAGRHLCRPCHNREKARGLGKYICQKCHAIIEEQPLLFKNDPYHPDHFNCNNCGKELTADARELKGELYCLPCHDKMGVPICGACRRPIEGRVVNAMGKQWHVEHFVCAKCEKPFLGHRHYERKGLAYCETHYNQLFGDVCYHCNRVIEGDVVSALNKAWCVNCFACSTCNTKLTLKDKFVEVDLKPVCKHCYEHLPDDMKRRLAKQEKEKKKKMPMCL
- the LOC121536921 gene encoding LIM and senescent cell antigen-like-containing domain protein 1 isoform X7, whose amino-acid sequence is MANALANAMCERCKSGFAPAEKIVNSNGELYHEGCFVCAQCFQQFPEGLFYEFEGRKYCEHDFQMLFAPCCHQCGEFIIGRVIKAMNNSWHPDCFCCDLCQAVLADVGFVKNAGRHLCRPCHNREKARGLGKYICQKCHAIIEEQPLLFKNDPYHPDHFNCNNCGKELTADARELKGELYCLPCHDKMGVPICGACRRPIEGRVVNAMGKQWHVEHFVCAKCEKPFLGHRHYERKGLAYCETHYNQLFGDVCYHCNRVIEGDVVSALNKAWCVNCFACSTCNTKLTLKDKFVEVDLKPVCKHCYEHLPDDMKRRLAKQEKEKKKKMPMCL
- the LOC121536921 gene encoding LIM and senescent cell antigen-like-containing domain protein 1 isoform X6, with the translated sequence MLGVVEEMTNGNGNMANALANAMCERCKSGFAPAEKIVNSNGELYHEGCFVCAQCFQQFPEGLFYEFEGRKYCEHDFQMLFAPCCHQCGEFIIGRVIKAMNNSWHPDCFCCDLCQAVLADVGFVKNAGRHLCRPCHNREKARGLGKYICQKCHAIIEEQPLLFKNDPYHPDHFNCNNCGKELTADARELKGELYCLPCHDKMGVPICGACRRPIEGRVVNAMGKQWHVEHFVCAKCEKPFLGHRHYERKGLAYCETHYNQLFGDVCYHCNRVIEGDVVSALNKAWCVNCFACSTCNTKLTLKDKFVEVDLKPVCKHCYEHLPDDMKRRLAKQEKEKKKKMPMCL
- the LOC121536921 gene encoding LIM and senescent cell antigen-like-containing domain protein 1 isoform X4, which codes for MNSLRLKELSNSDLYRRRQERPDSYGSIATNSLSNMANALANAMCERCKSGFAPAEKIVNSNGELYHEGCFVCAQCFQQFPEGLFYEFEGRKYCEHDFQMLFAPCCHQCGEFIIGRVIKAMNNSWHPDCFCCDLCQAVLADVGFVKNAGRHLCRPCHNREKARGLGKYICQKCHAIIEEQPLLFKNDPYHPDHFNCNNCGKELTADARELKGELYCLPCHDKMGVPICGACRRPIEGRVVNAMGKQWHVEHFVCAKCEKPFLGHRHYERKGLAYCETHYNQLFGDVCYHCNRVIEGDVVSALNKAWCVNCFACSTCNTKLTLKDKFVEVDLKPVCKHCYEHLPDDMKRRLAKQEKEKKKKMPMCL
- the LOC121536921 gene encoding LIM and senescent cell antigen-like-containing domain protein 1 isoform X2, with translation MEVHVQSRPLPPTIPENGVAPDPEPHTEVNGHHHANGGEAELPVSKSQRRRSDVKVYKEFCDFYARFNMANALANAMCERCKSGFAPAEKIVNSNGELYHEGCFVCAQCFQQFPEGLFYEFEGRKYCEHDFQMLFAPCCHQCGEFIIGRVIKAMNNSWHPDCFCCDLCQAVLADVGFVKNAGRHLCRPCHNREKARGLGKYICQKCHAIIEEQPLLFKNDPYHPDHFNCNNCGKELTADARELKGELYCLPCHDKMGVPICGACRRPIEGRVVNAMGKQWHVEHHVCALCERPFHGHLYYERGDHAYCEKHFNMLFGDVCYHCNRVIEGDVVSALNKAWCVNCFACSTCNTKLTLKDKFVEVDLKPVCKHCYEHLPDDMKRRLAKQEKEKKKKMPMCL
- the LOC121536921 gene encoding LIM and senescent cell antigen-like-containing domain protein 1 isoform X5; amino-acid sequence: MLGVVEEMTNGNGNELCGNIGHQSYCRNMANALANAMCERCKSGFAPAEKIVNSNGELYHEGCFVCAQCFQQFPEGLFYEFEGRKYCEHDFQMLFAPCCHQCGEFIIGRVIKAMNNSWHPDCFCCDLCQAVLADVGFVKNAGRHLCRPCHNREKARGLGKYICQKCHAIIEEQPLLFKNDPYHPDHFNCNNCGKELTADARELKGELYCLPCHDKMGVPICGACRRPIEGRVVNAMGKQWHVEHFVCAKCEKPFLGHRHYERKGLAYCETHYNQLFGDVCYHCNRVIEGDVVSALNKAWCVNCFACSTCNTKLTLKDKFVEVDLKPVCKHCYEHLPDDMKRRLAKQEKEKKKKMPMCL
- the LOC121536921 gene encoding LIM and senescent cell antigen-like-containing domain protein 1 isoform X3 produces the protein MEVHVQSRPLPPTIPENGVAPDPEPHTEVNGHHHANGGEAELPVSKSQRRRSDVKVYKEFCDFYARFNMANALANAMCERCKSGFAPAEKIVNSNGELYHEGCFVCAQCFQQFPEGLFYEFEGRKYCEHDFQMLFAPCCHQCGEFIIGRVIKAMNNSWHPDCFCCDLCQAVLADVGFVKNAGRHLCRPCHNREKARGLGKYICQKCHAIIEEQPLLFKNDPYHPDHFNCNNCGKELTADARELKGELYCLPCHDKMGVPICGACRRPIEGRVVNAMGKQWHVEHFVCAKCEKPFLGHRHYERKGLAYCETHYNQLFGDVCYHCNRVIEGDVVSALNKAWCVNCFACSTCNTKLTLKNKFVEFDMKPVCKKCYEKFPLELKKRLKKLAETVGRK